The genomic segment AACGAAGGACTTATATGCAACGCTGGGTGTTGCCGAGGCGTCGTACTTCTTAACGAGTCCCTGAGCGTGGGCTTTCTCATAGGTGTCAAGGCCGTTGGCCGCTGTGAAAACACCCTGATCGCCGTAAGACTCAAGGCCCTTGTTGAAGAGATACTCAAGCCACTCGTCCTGGGTTTTGCCTTCTGTATATTCCTGCTCAATGCCGAGCTTCGCTGCGATCTTGCTCATCATCTCATAGATGGTGATGCACTCGAAGGGGGGCTCAACTGCCTTGTTCTGGAATACGAGTGAGGCTGTGTTACCACCGCTGTTGCCGGAGACGTCGTTCTGCTCCCAGTTTGTACAGTCGGGGAGGAGATAGTCTGCAACCATTGCGGAGGGTGTGAAGTAGTTATCGATGTTTACGATGCACTCACATTTAGTATCGTCTTTATAGATCTCAAGCATCTTGTTGATATCACCGTGCTGGTTAAGCATACAGTTACCGGCGTAGTTCCAGATGAACTTGATGGGATTCTTAAGAGCCTCATCGGGACTGTCGAAGCCTCTAACACCCCAGGTTCTGCCTGTCATAACAGTATGGTCTACAATGGCCTGATACCAAGTGTAGTTTGAGATCTGCTGCTTAACATCGTTACCGGGGAATGTGCTGGACCATCCGGGGAAGCTGAGTCCTACGGATGCTGCGCCCTCTCTTGCAGAGGAACCGCCGCCGGTGATACCGATGTTCTTTGTAAGTATGGTCATAAGACCGATGGCTCTGGTGTTGTTTCCACCGAGGGAGTGACGCTGGGGTCCCCATCCCTGAATAACCATAGCGGGGGATTCTTCCATGAGCCTCTTGGCAAAGCTCTTAATGAGGCTTACGGAAACACCGGTAACAGCTGCAGCCCATTCGGGTGTCTTAGCTGTGCCGTCGGGTCCGTCGCCAAGGATATATGCTTTGTATGAGCTGTTTACGGGAACTGCAGGCTCTGTACCGTCGCTGTCTCCCCAGTTGGGGTCGTATGCGGGGGGGAAGTAACCTTCGCCAACTTCCTTGATACCTGACATGGAAGCTTCATCCCAGCCCACTGCACGCTCAGCAAGCCATGCTTCGTCCACAAGGCCTTCCTGATAGAGGTAGTATGCCATACCGGCAACGAGTGCGGAGTCTGTACCGGGACGAACGGGTACCCAGTCAGCATCCAGAGCAACTGCCGTATCTGTGTAATGGGGGTCTACCACTACTACCTTGAGGTTGGGGTTTTGCTCCTTAGCCTTCTGAAGGTGGTATGTGAAGTGGCGTCCAGCACCCATACGGGTATTGGCAGGGTTGTTACCCCAGAGAACCACAAGGTTTGAGTTCACTGCATCTGTGATAGTGTTGTTGCTCCATGAGGAGCCCTCAATGAGACAGAGTGCCGCTGTTATCTGTGAAGTTGAATAGTCGGAATAGTGCTGAAGCCATCCGCCCCAAAGGTTATGAAGCCTTGCAATGGGGGATGCCGCAGGGGGCCATGAATCGGAGAACTTCGCATCGATAGTACCCGTAGCATACTGAATATAGAAGGCATCGGGACCATAGTTTGACTTAACTTCCTGCATCTTTGCGGAGATTTCGTTTATCGCCTGCTCCCATGATATCCTCTCGTACTTGCCTTCACCTCTAATGGATCCTGCAACACGCTTCATGGGGTATTTAAGTCTATCAGGGTGATAGATACGCTGGCGGACAGAGCGTCCTCTCACACATGAGCGGAACTGATAGTTTGTACCATACTCGCCGTACTCATCGGGGCTGTCGCTGTCGGTTTCCACACGAACAACAACTCCGTCCTTAACATAAAGCTTAAGGGGGCAGTTACTTCCGCAGTTAACGTTACAGCCATTCCAAACAGCCTTATCGTACTCGAATGTTTCCTGCGGTGCTACTCCGCCGCCTGTGCTGCCGCCGTCATCATCATCGTCGCTTCCGAATGCACCGCAACCCACTGATGCTGCTGCACCAAGCATTGCGCTCCATTTCATGAATGAACGTCTTGAGATCTGAAGGGCGTTTTTAATCTTGTCCTTCTCAGACACTGTCATGCTACACCTCCAAAGCGTATAGTCGTCTATAAACTCTTATTCAGCCGAAAGAATAAAAAAGATAGCCTTCGGCTTCATCCCTGCCCCAGTTAATATGTCCTTCTGCGGTTCATTATATACCGAAGAACGGACCTATAAGCTCTGTGGACTTCCGGGGTTTTTCCTGCTTGCGCTGTTTTGTTATAAATATATGATGTCAAAGTTTTTTTACCTTGAGCAAGGAGAGTTCGGCGGATTGCTGAATAAATAAAACCGGTCATCTTAGTCTCCCATCCCGGCTGAATACCCTGATATATTTGGATGGTATCCTATCCGGCGATGGTTGTAAGTTAACACTGTTCAAGTAAAGAGAAGGTAAAGAGGGTGTAAAAAAATACGACTTTTTATACTTGTTTTTTCTGGATTAATAACGTGTTACGAGGGCACGTTGTGTGTAATAGGACTCATTATCCTCTAATAGTGAACTCCTACACAGTATTCATATATAAGCATAAATAAAGTATACATAAACAGTCCGCTACTCCTTATTAAGGATTATATACCTGTAAAGCGAGTCGATCTCATGGGGGCTAAGCCCCGCATGTGACTGCATAGATGTAAGAATACCGTACCACTGCCTTTTAGAATATCTGCCAAGCGAAACCGCACGATGGCATGAGCCGCATTTTTCGTAATAAAGATCCTCATACTGCATCGTTGCATCCTGAAAAGTGCTCGACAGATCGGCCTTTTTGATGGTTCCGTAAACAGCAACACGTATAAAACCGTTCCTCACTTCACCTGTGGGTGAGAAGGAGGAGTAATCCATTATCCTGCCGTTAACGATCTCCTCGGAGGGAGAGGCGTACAGGGTCGGTTCACCTTTTTTAACCCAGCTTTTTACAGCACCGTTTTCGTATACCGCACCAAACCGGATGAATGCAACCTCATTGCCAGCAACATACATCACAGTATCCCTTCTCACATAGTTTCGAACACCCGCAACGGCTGTAACGGAAATAAGAACTATCAGAACCAAAAGCCCCCTTTTCATCTCTCCTCCCCCTTATTACCTGGAGTACGAACCACAGGAGGGTCGTAGGCATCATGAGCATTCGGTTTTTCCCTAAGCTTCCTGATATTTACAAGAGTACTGTTGGCAGCGCAAGCCTGGGAAAGATTGGAGCTGGGAACCGAAGTGGTGAGAACGTTTACATCACCGGAAAGGCACCTTGATTTAATCACACCAGGCTTCTCCGGAGCAAACCACGCTCCCTCATCCACACGAATCACCCTCTCTCTGACGCTATCTGTGATCATGACACCACAAACTATCGAGCCCCGCTCGTTGTAAATCTCAACCAGATCACCATTGTCTACCCCAAGCTCCTTAGCATCCAGGGGATTTATACTCATAGGCTCACGATTGTCAATCTTGTATCTATTTCTTATTGATAGGTTATCCATCTGGGAATGAAGCCTGTACTTCGGGTGTATGGACATAAGATGAAAGGGATACTCCTTCGCCTTTTCCGAACCGAGCCATTCATCGGGCGCATACCATTTGGCGTGACCCGCACAGTCGTCGTAGCCGAAACTTGCTATCTTCTCTGAAAAAATCTCGATCTTTCCGGAGGCTGTATAAAGCGGGCTTCTCTGGGGATCCTCCCTGAAGTCCTCGAACCTTATAAAATTCTTGCGCTCCTCCGGTATCTCAAACTCAACGTACCCTTTATTCCAGAATTCCTCGAAGGATGTATCCTTAACTGTGCTTGTGAAGCTCCAGCGGATCCAGTCCATCTGGGTTCTTCCCTTGGTGAACTTGTCACGAAAGCCCAGCCGGTCGGAAAGCTCAGTAAGGATCCAGTAATCATCCATAGCCTCATGCTGTCTTTTCATGAGCTTTTTCATCGCATAGATATACTTAACATTCTTGTCAAAGGTTATATCGTTCCTTTCGAAGGTTGTTGTGGCAGGAAGTACTATATCAGAATATTTGGCGGAAGAGGTCCACATAATTTCATGGGCGACGATGGTATCAACACGTCTGAGCCCTTCGAGAAGCTCATTAATATTCTGATGATGGGTAAGGACATTGGCTCCCATGGAATAGATCATCCGCACATCGGGGTAGGTTATGCGGCTCCCGTTGAACTTGATTGTTCTGCCCGGATTGTTCAGCATCTCACCGACCCGGGAAGCGGGTATCGCCTTCTGAACCGGGTTTCGCCCCTGGGATACACTTCTGGGAATCGGATGCCCCGTTGAGGGTATACCCCTCTTGCCAAACTGGAATCCTCCCCCCGGCTCACCTATCTGCCCGAGCATGCATGCAAGGTTCACAAGCATCCAATGGAACTGCTCACCGTACTGGGAACGCTGGGGTCCGTAGTGGCTCCGCAAAAGGGTTTTATTATTAGAGAAGAGTCTGGCAAGTTCACGTATCTTTCCCGCACTGATACCGCATATCTCCGCAGCCCATTCCGGTGTTTTCTCCGCCTCGCCGTTCTTTCCCATCAGGTATTCTTCAAAATGATCGAAGCCAACCGTGTATCTCTCTATGAAGCCACGATCGTATAAACCTTTACGGTAAAGCTCGTTGCATATACCCAGCATCAGGGCTGTATCCGTATTCGGACGAACAGATATCCATTCTGCGCCAACCTCTTTGGCGGTTTCGGTATATACAGGATCTATGCAGATAAAACGCTTGCCAGCCTCCTTTAGCCTTTTGAGCCACCTGTCATAGCAGTCATTGGGAACGGCATAGTCTATGCGGAATGTCTTTGCCGGGTCAGCACCCCAGAGGACAATTATATCCGTGTCTTTCAGGATAACCTCGTGGGATGTCTGGGTATGGTATAGCTCAATACTGCCGAGAATGTAGGGCATGAGATGGGTTGCCGCACCTGCGGAATAGTCTCCTATGGTGTCTGTGAATCCGCCGAAGAGACCGAGAAAACGCCCCTGAAGCATATCCGGCCTGCCGATAACACCCGGATGAGCCCAGCCTGCGAAGGATGTACGGAATATAGATTCGCTTCCATATTCCTTCTTAACACCCTTCAGCTTCTCCGCAACCAGATCGAGTGCGGTTTTCCAGTCTACCCGGATAAACTCCTCCGAGCCTCTGAGGTAGTTATTACCCGTTCCGTCAAGATAGCTTTTGCGAACACATGGATAACGCACACGCCCCGGAGAGTAAGCATACTCCACAAGGCTTTCGAGCATTTCTGTGGGGGGGAACACATCCTTGAAAGGCTCAACACTACGAAAGACCCCACCCTCGGTGACACCCGCAAAAGGGCCGAAGTGGGTAGCATGTATATGACGCAGGGCTTCCTCGGAGGCAAAAAGTTTCTCCGGTCCCAGCGTTCCGGCTGCTGCTGTAGCCGCTGTAAGCTTCATAAAATCTCGTCTGCTTATTCTACTCACTAAGAACTCCTACATTACAAATAAACAAACAGCCTTATTCAGGCTGTTCTTATCTAACAGATTCACAGGCAAGCCAAGGTTAAATGCTGTTTATTTTTATAAGATCCAGCTCCTTGGCACTGCATGTACAGCGTTCTTTCTGATTAAAACAGATAACAACCTTCGTACCCTCACCCTTGCGGGAATCTATGAGGAAATGCCAGCCCATGTTGTTGCAAAGCCTTCTCACAATGGATATTCCAAACCCGAAGCCATCCGCATGATATCTACCCTTGCCGTCCCTCAGCTTCTCCAGATCAGCACGGTCTATCCCTCCACCTGTATCCTCAACACGAAGGCAGGACTCAAGGATGCGAACTCGAACCTTGCCGCTCTGGGTATATGTGAAGGCGTTACGTAAAAGGTTGGATAGAAGGATGCTCATTATCTGGGGCGCCACGGGGAGCATCTGCCTATCCTCCTCCTCTATAACCACTTCCACAGGCTTGCCCTGCAGGAGGTATTCGTGATCCTCGATAACTTCCCGGGCCACCGTTACGGTCTCTATACCGATCCCCTCTTCACTGTGCACCTCATGGCGAGAAAGCCAAAGGAATGAGGTTATGAGATGTTCCATCTTCATGGTGGAGCGCTTTATCCGCCCTATAATTCTGTTCAGCTTTTCGTCCTGAACCGCATCTGAATGCTCAAGGAGCTCTATGGCTCCCTTGATGGTGGTGACAGGGGTTCTGAGCTCATGGGAGGCATCCCTGGCGAAGGATTTTTCACGCTCCACAGATGCCTTCATGCCGTTAATCGACTGCTCCAGAGTGCTTGCGAGGAACCCCACTTCGTCATCGGAGAATCTTGAAGACAAATTCTCCGGCAGCTCTCTGCCATCCCCCGATTGTCTCACCATTCTGGTAAGCTTAACCACCGGGGATATAGCCTTGTGGGCTGTAATAAATCCAAGAAGAAGCCCAAAACCTATGATGGGAAGGATTACTATGATAAGGGTTCTTCTCAGCGACATCAGTGATTCACGACCGGTGTTGAAGCGGGTGACATTGTAGAGCATATAAAACCGTTCACCATCGGGCAGGTTCTTAAGGGTCAGGTGGTAATCCTGCTTATCGTGCTCGAGGTAGTAGTTCCCCGGAGTAGCCATGCCGTATTCCTTCTCCACCCATTCAGGAAGGAGATCATCACCGTAATATACTGTTACAAAGGGTGAAGACGGGATATTGAAGTTATATGCATTGGACACCGGGGCAACATCGGAGACGGCATGCTCACGCATATAATACTCCGCCTCAAGCTCTATCCTTTTTCGTATTGAACGTTTTTCGTTGAGATGCGTGGCAAGGATAACACCCCCCACAACCATCGAGCTGAGAAGGATACTGAATCCGATAAAAACAAGGATGATCCTTGTCCTCAGCCCGGACCGGAAAGGCATTAGTCCACCGCCTCAATCTTATAGCCCCGCCCCCTTATGGTTACAAGCATGTTGATACTGAAAGGCTTATCAACCAGCTGGCGCAGAGTGTAGAAATGCACCTTGAGGGAATCGCTGTCCGGAGGTGTCTCCCCCCAGATGGCATACTCGAGATCCCCTTTGGAGACTATACCGGGGTGGGCCTCCATGAGGTTTTTAAGTATCTGGTAGCATACGGGGGGAAGGTCTATAAACTTGCCGTCACGTATCACAGTCCCTTTTCTGGGATCAAGGCTCAGACCTCCGATCTGGAATATCTCGGCAACGCTCTGCTTTGCCCTGCGCACCAGAGCCTCTATCCTTGCCTTTAGCTCTGCCAGCTCGAAGGGTTTCGGAAGATAGTCATCTGTGCCCGACTCAAAGCCCTCAAGCTTGTCGGTGAGCATCGTCCGGGCTGTGAGCATTATCACAGGTATATTCAGCCTCATCTGCCTTCGAAGTATTCGGCATACCTCAAAGCCATCAATACCGGGGAGGTTTATGTCCAGGACAACGGCATCGTATTTGTTCGCATGGGCGAACTCCACGGCGGATTCACCGTTCATGGCATAGTCCACTGACCAGTCCGCAAACTCCAGATAATCTATAACGTTCTCTGCGAGGTCAACATCATCCTCAACAAGGAGTATTCTCATTTTGCACACCTTTGTAATAAAATATTATTGAGTGGTTAATTAGAAAATATTAGCAAGAGGATTGGATAACACAATATATTTCTTATTAAAAGATTCACATCCATGTTCATCTGTTCCTCTTTTTATCAATCTACTATATATTTAACCAAGCTGATATTATACATCATCAATCGTAACTATCCATAATTCAACCCTGCTTCACAGTTATAAAGCCATCCCAGAGAAGTTTACGGTTGAAACAAAAAAAGACAGGGGAGGCACAGGTTTACTGGAGGCTGAACAAGCTAGAACAGTTTGATTAACCCCGAAACTGAGAGATATTCTGTAGTCTTACCAGTAAAAAAGGGGCTGAACAACTCAACCCCTTCTCGAACTAACTTGCTATCAACTGTATGTCAGGTAAGCCCTATGGAGTTAAACCTTCCTTCGAGACACTCCGTTGAAGTGTTGAACTTGTTCACCATCTCATTAAGATTCGACGATTCATCCTTTATGTTATGGATACCGGCGGTCAGGTTTTTCATCGAGACCACGTTTGACTCAACACCGGCTGAGATAGCATTGATATTCTCAGTAACCAGACGGATAGCATCATTCTGCTCTGTTACTGCTATGGTAATCTGGTTATTGGCATCGGTGATCTCGCTCACCGCAACAACAATCCCGTTAAAGAGTTCGTTGGCCTCACCTATAACCTTAACACCGTTATCCACAGTCAGTTCCGACTTATGCATCTCACTGCTGGCACTTTCGGTTTCTTTCTGAACACTGGAGACTATTTCGTTTATCTGGGAGGTTGCACCCTGTGTTCTTTCCGCCAGCTTTCGAACCTCATCGGCAACAACCGCAAACCCTCTTCCCGCCTCACCGGCCCTTGCTGCCTCAATGGCGGCATTAAGGGCGAGGAGGTTTGTCTGGTCTGCAATATCGTTTATCACTCTTATAATGTCCCCTATCTCTGCCGAGGATGCACTCAAGCCTTCAATAATCTTGGCCAACGAAGCTGCCTGTGTTTTGATGGTAGTTATACTTTCAACAACCTCGTTAAGGCTTTCCATTCCTTTCTGGGTCTGATCGTTTGCACTTTCTGTAACAGATGTCGCATTTTCAACGTTCATGAGAACGCCGTCCGCTGTGGAATTCATCTTCTCCATTGCGCTTGCAATCTCTGTTATCTGCTGTGCCTGCTCGGTGAAAGTGCCGGAGATCTCCTCCGCCACCACAGTAAGCTCATCACAACTGTCATCAAGTTTTTCCGAGTTTTCTTTTATGTTGTGAATAATATTATGGATCGTATCGATAAAGGCGTTTGTGAGCTGGCAAAGCCTGACAATCTCATCGACACTAAGCTCCTCTTTTGTTTTTGCCCCCCTTCCTGTCTGCTGTTTTGAGAGCATAACACGCTTGGTAAGGTCCGCATCTCCGGAAACCAGATCGCTCATCACCTCTGTCAGAAGCCTCAACCTCTTTCCGATTATCTGCTGAATCATAAAGAGCATAATTGCTACCAGCAGGACAGTAAGCCCGAGTGCTGTCATGTAAAGGATATTGCGCATACTGATAGCGGAGGCCATAGCCTCTGCATAGTCGATCTCTGCAATAATGCCCCAGTTGAGGCCAAGTATACTCAGCGGTGCATACGAACTAAGCACCTCTACACCTCTATAGTCGGGAATAACCTGAGAGCCCGATTCCCCCGCAAGTGCCTTCCGGGTGGAATCAGTCTTGATCTTAAGCACGCCTATCGTTGTCCCAAGCTTCTGCACAATACTCTCTTTGATATCAGCGAGGAAACGGCTGTTGTTTCTCATACCGTTGTCCCCTCCCACAAGATAACATTCACCCGATTCACCAAGACCTGCCTTCTGATAATGGCCGCCAAAGCTCATTATATTGTTTATCGTATCAATAGACATCTGCATGATCATAACGCCGGCAATCTCTCCTCCGATATAAACCGGTGTTGAGATAAAGGATGCGGGCAGGTTATAGCTCGGCTCATATGATTTGAAATCATCCAGAAAGACATCGCCGTCCTTCAGTTTCATCGCCTTTCTGAAAGCCTCTCCTATTCCTGTATCGGCATAGGGGCCGTTAAAAAGGTTTGTGGCGAAATCCTTCTCCTTAAAAACGGTGTATATCAAATCCCCCTTTGTGTTAACGAGAAAAATATCATAAAGGCTAAACTGCTCCAGAAGTGTCCTGAAAGCCTTATGGTAATATGCATGATCCTTCGTGTATTCGGCATCAACCCCTTCAACTTCCACGAGGTTATGCTTTTCACCGATTTTTTCCGGGTTACCCACTATATAAAGATACTGTGCTACAGCTGCATTAGGGTCAGTCGGCAGGTATGCGGAGGTACTTCTTCTCTGGGCGGAATCAGGCACGTCATAATTTACGTCCTTCAGGTACAGCTGTTCAAAATGTTTTACCGCATCGGATCTGACAGCTTCCGGCTCTATACCGGTTTCCTGCTGGAGTGTGTAAAATGATTTATCAAACCTCTCCATTGCTGTGGAAACCTGTGTACTGGAAGCAGAGGCAACTATTAAGCTGGCTATTGTATCGAAGTAATCCTCAATATGCCCGCTCTTTGACTCCCTTACAGCATCAAGCTGATCAAGCTTACTTTGCATAAGCGATGAAAAGGACTTGTTTGCAGAAACAGTTGCAATAAGAAGACCCAAAACTAGAAGACCTATACAGGTGATAATCAAAAGCCTTGCTCTTATAGATATTTTGCTGAACATGGCAACCTCCAATGTTTGTCTAATAAAAAGTATACACCTGTTTTCTGCTTAAAGCTTATTAATACAAACTATTCTTAACTACATATATTAACATTTGTGCAGCCCTCCTTCTTCTGTTTATCGGCTGCATACCTCTGCATATGGGGATCTATGATGTCTTAATCCCCCAAGAGGCTAAAGTAATCGTGCAAAGTGGATTACAGGCTGGACTGCCAAAATGGGTAGGAGGTTGCAATAATCATTAGAGCTCTCTTTCCAGACAAACCTATAAGATCTTTGTTGTTCCTGCTCATTTTTAGACAGGGTGAGTGAAGGTGTCTCTTTAGTCTGAATGGAAGGATGTTATAGGGAGTGGCCCTATGTTAAATAACAGGATGCTGAACTTCGTATATACATGAATACAAATGGAAGAGATTTAAGCAAAAAAGGGGCTGAACAAGTCAGGCCAATGTGCTGATAACTTTCACATGTTTGAACAAAAAATCCAGTTTTATACACAAAAAAAGGGGCTGAACAAGTCAGCCCCTTCTTGGTAGTGCCGAGAGCGAGACTCGAACTCGCACACGGTTTAACCCGCACAGGATCCTTAGTCCTGCGTGTCTACCAATTCCACCACCTCGGCTTGGGAGAATCTTTATATTGACTTTTCAGAGAAATGTCAACACTTAAAAGCACATTTTTTTTCATTTTTTTCGACAGATGCTTAGACCGCCTCACAGCGGCTTATTTCATATTGGATTTCAGAAAAGGTGCGTACTTCTTATCCACCTTGATTATGTGGTTCTTGACCCAATCCTGCAGAAAGCTGAGGAGGTTAAAACCGATAACCTCACGTCCGCTTTCATAGTTCTCCATAAACTCCATAACCTTGGACTTAAGACTCTCATGAACGTCCCTGTGGGTATGGGCGTCTGGATACCCGTGTTTACGGAAAGCCTCTTCTTCGGAATCGAAATGGTAAACGGTATACTCTACAAGCTCGTTAAGTGTCTTTTCAAGGGCTTTTTTATCCTGCCCTTTCTGGATCCCGTCGTACAGCTCATTGATGATGCTGATAAGTTTCTTGTGCTGATCATCAAACTGCTTTATCCCCGTCTCGAGCTCACTACTCCATTTCATAAAGGTATCATCGGCACCTTTGCGGAAGTAGGATATGCTGCTTGTGAGCCCGGAGGTGACAGAAAGAAGGTTCTCACCCGCACTCTGGGATTCATGGGCCATATGCGTAATGTTCTCGGACATATTGGCGATCTCCAGCGTACTGTTGGAAACCTCGCTGAGAGCCAGAGTCTGTTCCTCCATGGAGCGGACGATTCCATCTATCTGCCCAGCGATGTCATTGATATTAATGGAAATAGCCTCTATGGCCTCCACTGATTCATCCGAATGCTCTATCCCCTCGTCAACGGCATGGACACCCGCCTGCACAGTCTCGAAAACATTGTTTATCCTACCCTGAAGCTCCTTGATAACCTCTCCGATTCGCTTGGTTGAATCGGTGGTCTTTGTGGCAAGCTTCCTTACTTCATCGGCCACAACGGCAAAGCCTCTGCCGTGCTCGCCAGCCCTTGCCGCCTCAATAGCTGCATTAAGG from the Limisalsivibrio acetivorans genome contains:
- a CDS encoding molybdopterin-dependent oxidoreductase; protein product: MSRISRRDFMKLTAATAAAGTLGPEKLFASEEALRHIHATHFGPFAGVTEGGVFRSVEPFKDVFPPTEMLESLVEYAYSPGRVRYPCVRKSYLDGTGNNYLRGSEEFIRVDWKTALDLVAEKLKGVKKEYGSESIFRTSFAGWAHPGVIGRPDMLQGRFLGLFGGFTDTIGDYSAGAATHLMPYILGSIELYHTQTSHEVILKDTDIIVLWGADPAKTFRIDYAVPNDCYDRWLKRLKEAGKRFICIDPVYTETAKEVGAEWISVRPNTDTALMLGICNELYRKGLYDRGFIERYTVGFDHFEEYLMGKNGEAEKTPEWAAEICGISAGKIRELARLFSNNKTLLRSHYGPQRSQYGEQFHWMLVNLACMLGQIGEPGGGFQFGKRGIPSTGHPIPRSVSQGRNPVQKAIPASRVGEMLNNPGRTIKFNGSRITYPDVRMIYSMGANVLTHHQNINELLEGLRRVDTIVAHEIMWTSSAKYSDIVLPATTTFERNDITFDKNVKYIYAMKKLMKRQHEAMDDYWILTELSDRLGFRDKFTKGRTQMDWIRWSFTSTVKDTSFEEFWNKGYVEFEIPEERKNFIRFEDFREDPQRSPLYTASGKIEIFSEKIASFGYDDCAGHAKWYAPDEWLGSEKAKEYPFHLMSIHPKYRLHSQMDNLSIRNRYKIDNREPMSINPLDAKELGVDNGDLVEIYNERGSIVCGVMITDSVRERVIRVDEGAWFAPEKPGVIKSRCLSGDVNVLTTSVPSSNLSQACAANSTLVNIRKLREKPNAHDAYDPPVVRTPGNKGEER
- a CDS encoding sensor histidine kinase, whose protein sequence is MPFRSGLRTRIILVFIGFSILLSSMVVGGVILATHLNEKRSIRKRIELEAEYYMREHAVSDVAPVSNAYNFNIPSSPFVTVYYGDDLLPEWVEKEYGMATPGNYYLEHDKQDYHLTLKNLPDGERFYMLYNVTRFNTGRESLMSLRRTLIIVILPIIGFGLLLGFITAHKAISPVVKLTRMVRQSGDGRELPENLSSRFSDDEVGFLASTLEQSINGMKASVEREKSFARDASHELRTPVTTIKGAIELLEHSDAVQDEKLNRIIGRIKRSTMKMEHLITSFLWLSRHEVHSEEGIGIETVTVAREVIEDHEYLLQGKPVEVVIEEEDRQMLPVAPQIMSILLSNLLRNAFTYTQSGKVRVRILESCLRVEDTGGGIDRADLEKLRDGKGRYHADGFGFGISIVRRLCNNMGWHFLIDSRKGEGTKVVICFNQKERCTCSAKELDLIKINSI
- a CDS encoding response regulator transcription factor is translated as MRILLVEDDVDLAENVIDYLEFADWSVDYAMNGESAVEFAHANKYDAVVLDINLPGIDGFEVCRILRRQMRLNIPVIMLTARTMLTDKLEGFESGTDDYLPKPFELAELKARIEALVRRAKQSVAEIFQIGGLSLDPRKGTVIRDGKFIDLPPVCYQILKNLMEAHPGIVSKGDLEYAIWGETPPDSDSLKVHFYTLRQLVDKPFSINMLVTIRGRGYKIEAVD
- a CDS encoding methyl-accepting chemotaxis protein, which codes for MFSKISIRARLLIITCIGLLVLGLLIATVSANKSFSSLMQSKLDQLDAVRESKSGHIEDYFDTIASLIVASASSTQVSTAMERFDKSFYTLQQETGIEPEAVRSDAVKHFEQLYLKDVNYDVPDSAQRRSTSAYLPTDPNAAVAQYLYIVGNPEKIGEKHNLVEVEGVDAEYTKDHAYYHKAFRTLLEQFSLYDIFLVNTKGDLIYTVFKEKDFATNLFNGPYADTGIGEAFRKAMKLKDGDVFLDDFKSYEPSYNLPASFISTPVYIGGEIAGVMIMQMSIDTINNIMSFGGHYQKAGLGESGECYLVGGDNGMRNNSRFLADIKESIVQKLGTTIGVLKIKTDSTRKALAGESGSQVIPDYRGVEVLSSYAPLSILGLNWGIIAEIDYAEAMASAISMRNILYMTALGLTVLLVAIMLFMIQQIIGKRLRLLTEVMSDLVSGDADLTKRVMLSKQQTGRGAKTKEELSVDEIVRLCQLTNAFIDTIHNIIHNIKENSEKLDDSCDELTVVAEEISGTFTEQAQQITEIASAMEKMNSTADGVLMNVENATSVTESANDQTQKGMESLNEVVESITTIKTQAASLAKIIEGLSASSAEIGDIIRVINDIADQTNLLALNAAIEAARAGEAGRGFAVVADEVRKLAERTQGATSQINEIVSSVQKETESASSEMHKSELTVDNGVKVIGEANELFNGIVVAVSEITDANNQITIAVTEQNDAIRLVTENINAISAGVESNVVSMKNLTAGIHNIKDESSNLNEMVNKFNTSTECLEGRFNSIGLT
- a CDS encoding DMSO/selenate family reductase complex A subunit; protein product: MTVSEKDKIKNALQISRRSFMKWSAMLGAAASVGCGAFGSDDDDDGGSTGGGVAPQETFEYDKAVWNGCNVNCGSNCPLKLYVKDGVVVRVETDSDSPDEYGEYGTNYQFRSCVRGRSVRQRIYHPDRLKYPMKRVAGSIRGEGKYERISWEQAINEISAKMQEVKSNYGPDAFYIQYATGTIDAKFSDSWPPAASPIARLHNLWGGWLQHYSDYSTSQITAALCLIEGSSWSNNTITDAVNSNLVVLWGNNPANTRMGAGRHFTYHLQKAKEQNPNLKVVVVDPHYTDTAVALDADWVPVRPGTDSALVAGMAYYLYQEGLVDEAWLAERAVGWDEASMSGIKEVGEGYFPPAYDPNWGDSDGTEPAVPVNSSYKAYILGDGPDGTAKTPEWAAAVTGVSVSLIKSFAKRLMEESPAMVIQGWGPQRHSLGGNNTRAIGLMTILTKNIGITGGGSSAREGAASVGLSFPGWSSTFPGNDVKQQISNYTWYQAIVDHTVMTGRTWGVRGFDSPDEALKNPIKFIWNYAGNCMLNQHGDINKMLEIYKDDTKCECIVNIDNYFTPSAMVADYLLPDCTNWEQNDVSGNSGGNTASLVFQNKAVEPPFECITIYEMMSKIAAKLGIEQEYTEGKTQDEWLEYLFNKGLESYGDQGVFTAANGLDTYEKAHAQGLVKKYDASATPSVAYKSFVEDPQNNSVSTPSGKFEIFSKRLYNLSHQWQFPAEYDDGLDQITPLPQYYDAYRGYGDPARSTYPFQIIGHHFKQRTHSTYQNCSWNREASPQTAWVNTKDAADLGIKHGDLIEVYNELGRVRIPAKVTSRIMPGVISIPQGAWYNPEGKWFNNNLEHSEGYDSSKIGSKDVLDYGGCVNALTSLRPGPVSKGNCQHSILANVKKIG
- a CDS encoding bacteriohemerythrin, yielding MGIRNYLKFQEIISEGGESSIRLAHDLAGSGITFSVACIIFGILLAFFIPYFMMREKTCGVKSLSGALKNAESGELGSRVNGDCRGEMAHLAETMNSFLGKMEGTIADFFFASKNISSLAENLTNVNNEINGQINVINDNVSTVSSATEELSSTSNSVLDTCKNSLDSVSSCNDRVEQGKTVIDKNKESMQDISSNISSISEVVEQVMKQSEEIGHIVVSINDIADQTNLLALNAAIEAARAGEHGRGFAVVADEVRKLATKTTDSTKRIGEVIKELQGRINNVFETVQAGVHAVDEGIEHSDESVEAIEAISININDIAGQIDGIVRSMEEQTLALSEVSNSTLEIANMSENITHMAHESQSAGENLLSVTSGLTSSISYFRKGADDTFMKWSSELETGIKQFDDQHKKLISIINELYDGIQKGQDKKALEKTLNELVEYTVYHFDSEEEAFRKHGYPDAHTHRDVHESLKSKVMEFMENYESGREVIGFNLLSFLQDWVKNHIIKVDKKYAPFLKSNMK